CTGCGTCACGCCGTCCACGAGATCGGAGATGTGGCAGCCTCCAGTACAACGATCAGATCACCCATCGGTGTTGTTTTCAGTTCATCGACAACTCCACGCGGAAGTTCTGTTCGACGTCCACGTCGCAGAACGTCCTCGGAATCCAGCTTGATTTCGGGAAACGGACCACGGAAAACAACCGGGACCATCTCCGCATGATTGTTCACAGGCTTAATGGCTTCGATCTTTGTCTCTCGCAACTCGGCGTCGCCAGCTGTGAAACAAGCGCGGGGACGATAGGTCGTGAGGCGAACAGAACTGAGTCCAGCTATCTCGATAGCATCAATCAGGCTGTTGAGGCAGGGAACCGATTTCACGACGGATGCTGGCCCCGGTAGTTCAGGGACCTCGTCAAGGTGTCGATCCGCTGTCAGGCAATGAATGTACAAAGTTCCGCCTGGTTTCAGGGCTGTCGCGGCAGACTTGAGAAACGGTTCAAGTTGGCCTTCCGTATCGGGTCCGTTGAATGTGCCCTGCAATGCGACGTTATCCAGTGAGGCCTCCGCGTAATCTACCGGAATCTCTAGCGGACTTCCCAGACGGTGTTGCCATCGTGAGGCTCTCTCTGGACCAGGCACATCACAGGCCATCGAGTTTGAAGCAAGTTGAGGCGGCACGTCGGTTCCCATGACCGAGTCTGCACTTTGCCCCGCGCCACGATGCTCAATGTCCCCTTCCAGAATGTACATTTCCCAGAGGGTTCCATCAGGGTCATGCAGCCAGAACTTGGTTTGCCGTGAATAACAGCACTCGACTCCTTCTTCCCGCTCACTGCGGATCCCGGCAATTTCTAATCGACGCTGAACAGCCACGAGTTCCTCCGCGCTCTGGAACTTGAATCCCAAGTGATTGAGCGTACCACGGTCAGTCGGGTTGATGGGCTCCAGAGAAAATGTCATCGGCGGATTCTGCAGCTCGAATTTTGCATAGTCTCGCTGATGTTTAGCGGGCGGCGTGTTGAACACCTTGCTGAAGAAGACGACGGAACGATCGATGTCGGACACATTCACGGAGATATGAAAAGTGACTGGACTGTCTGAGAGAGATGTCATGTGGAATTTCCGAATGTTGAAGGGTGTCGGGGTAATGACGTGAACCAGGCGATCGCTGCATTTAACAGCACGACGGCTGCCAGCATCCACAGCAAGGGATGGTAGGATCCACTCCACTCGCGAGCTTGCGCGAACAGAAGAGGACCGAATGCTGAGGCGATCACTGTCAGCATCTGAGCGTTTCCTTGAATGCGTCCCAAGTACGACTGGCCGTATAACTGGGACCATGTCGAAAAAAACAGCACCGTGAGCATTCCGCCGGAGACGGCGTTAATTCCCACGTAGATGACGACGTCCGTATAGGTCGAGAGTTGTGTCAGCCAGGCCAGCGAGACAGCCAACAGCAGCAAAGCCACCGAGAGAAGCCGATTCAGGGGAACGTGGATGCCCAGC
The nucleotide sequence above comes from Thalassoglobus sp. JC818. Encoded proteins:
- a CDS encoding ArsI/CadI family heavy metal resistance metalloenzyme produces the protein MTSLSDSPVTFHISVNVSDIDRSVVFFSKVFNTPPAKHQRDYAKFELQNPPMTFSLEPINPTDRGTLNHLGFKFQSAEELVAVQRRLEIAGIRSEREEGVECCYSRQTKFWLHDPDGTLWEMYILEGDIEHRGAGQSADSVMGTDVPPQLASNSMACDVPGPERASRWQHRLGSPLEIPVDYAEASLDNVALQGTFNGPDTEGQLEPFLKSAATALKPGGTLYIHCLTADRHLDEVPELPGPASVVKSVPCLNSLIDAIEIAGLSSVRLTTYRPRACFTAGDAELRETKIEAIKPVNNHAEMVPVVFRGPFPEIKLDSEDVLRRGRRTELPRGVVDELKTTPMGDLIVVLEAATSPISWTA